From Candidatus Dormiibacterota bacterium, a single genomic window includes:
- the trpB gene encoding tryptophan synthase subunit beta, with amino-acid sequence MKPDARGYFGAFGGRFVPEVLAYALEELERAVAEAFEDEHFWSEYRALLRSYVGRPSPLYRAQRFEAPGVPMIVKREDLNHTGSHKINNTLGQALLARRMGKKRLIAETGAGQHGVATATVGARFGLPVDVYMGARDVERQAPNVALMQLLGATVHPVHSGTQTLKDATNEAFRVWATEVEESFYVIGSVVGAHPYPYLVRELQRVIGDEAREQCAREYGRLPSDVVACVGGGSNAIGIFTAFLNDDVRLWGVEAAGAGTESGETAASLTAGSVGVLHGSRSYVLQSAEGQIAQTHSVSAGLDYPGVGPEHAYLKESERVRYVAIRDEEALGAFHDFAGAEGIVPALESAHALAFARTLSADRSDLVLVNLSGRGDKDLAHVRFLSSRA; translated from the coding sequence ATGAAGCCTGACGCTCGCGGCTATTTCGGTGCCTTCGGCGGCCGGTTCGTGCCGGAGGTTCTCGCGTATGCACTCGAGGAGCTCGAGCGCGCCGTCGCAGAGGCTTTCGAGGACGAGCATTTCTGGAGCGAGTACCGTGCACTGCTGCGCTCGTATGTCGGCAGGCCATCGCCGCTCTACCGTGCGCAGCGCTTCGAAGCGCCGGGCGTACCGATGATCGTGAAGCGTGAAGACCTCAACCACACGGGCTCGCACAAAATCAACAACACGCTTGGTCAGGCATTGCTCGCGCGCCGCATGGGAAAGAAGCGCCTCATCGCCGAGACTGGGGCGGGCCAGCACGGTGTCGCCACCGCCACGGTCGGGGCGAGGTTCGGCTTGCCCGTCGACGTCTACATGGGCGCGCGCGACGTCGAACGCCAGGCACCCAACGTCGCATTGATGCAGCTCTTGGGCGCGACGGTGCATCCGGTGCACTCGGGAACGCAGACGCTGAAGGACGCAACGAACGAAGCGTTCCGCGTTTGGGCGACAGAGGTAGAGGAGAGTTTCTACGTCATCGGGAGCGTCGTCGGCGCGCATCCGTATCCGTACCTCGTGCGTGAACTCCAACGCGTCATCGGCGATGAGGCGCGCGAGCAGTGCGCGCGCGAGTACGGCCGTCTCCCAAGCGACGTCGTCGCCTGTGTCGGAGGCGGCAGCAACGCCATCGGCATCTTCACGGCCTTCTTGAACGACGACGTTCGGCTATGGGGAGTGGAGGCTGCGGGAGCGGGCACGGAGAGCGGTGAGACGGCGGCATCGCTCACCGCGGGAAGCGTCGGCGTGCTGCATGGATCGCGTTCCTACGTCTTGCAAAGTGCCGAGGGCCAAATTGCGCAGACGCACTCGGTCAGTGCGGGCCTGGACTATCCGGGCGTCGGACCCGAGCACGCGTACCTGAAGGAGAGCGAACGCGTACGATACGTCGCGATTCGCGACGAGGAGGCTCTGGGGGCCTTCCACGATTTCGCCGGCGCCGAAGGCATCGTGCCGGCGCTGGAGAGCGCGCACGCCCTCGCGTTTGCGCGGACGCTCTCAGCGGACCGTAGCGACCTCGTACTGGTGAATCTCAGCGGCCGCGGCGACAAAGATCTCGCGCACGTGCGTTTCTTG